Proteins found in one Zea mays cultivar B73 chromosome 1, Zm-B73-REFERENCE-NAM-5.0, whole genome shotgun sequence genomic segment:
- the LOC100281648 gene encoding seed maturation protein PM41 encodes MSGAQGAQPKGAFTATTYTSAAATGGGAAQGQGQGQEDQERRQTPRTELRSAEDERGLPVRKLEDAVEDAAGKGGPVFGAGTEDGKPDLGVTGTG; translated from the coding sequence ATGTCAGGCGCGCAAGGAGCTCAGCCGAAGGGCGCCTTCACGGCGACCACCTACACGTCGGCTGCGGCCACCGGTGGCGGCGCGGCccaggggcaggggcaggggcaAGAGGACCAGGAGAGAAGGCAGACTCCGCGGACGGAGCTCCGGTCGGCCGAGGACGAGCGCGGGCTGCCTGTCAGGAAGCTGGAGGACGCGGTCGAGGATGCCGCGGGCAAGGGCGGGCCGGTGTTCGGCGCCGGCACGGAGGACGGGAAGCCGGATCTCGGGGTCACCGGCACCGGCTGA